The Panicum virgatum strain AP13 chromosome 5K, P.virgatum_v5, whole genome shotgun sequence genome has a window encoding:
- the LOC120705986 gene encoding triosephosphate isomerase, cytosolic: protein MGRKFFVGGNWKCNGTTDQVDKIVKILNEGQVPPTDVVEVVVSPPYVFLPVVKSQLRPEFQVAAQNCWVKKGGAFTGEVSAEMLANLGVPWVILGHSERRALLGESNEFVGDKVAYALSQGLKVIACVGETLEQREAGSTMDVVAAQTKAIAEKIKDWSNVVIAYEPVWAIGTGKVATPDQAQEVHASLRDWLKINVSPEVADSTRIIYGGSVTGANCKELAAKPDVDGFLVGGASLKPEFIDIINSATVKSA from the exons ATGGGCCGCAAGTTCTTCGTCGGTGGCAACTGGAAATGC AACGGAACCACTGATCAGGTTGACAAGATTGTCAAAATTCTGAATGAAGGACAGGTTCCGCCAACAGATGTTGTTG AGGTCGTTGTCAGCCCTCCTTATGTGTTCCTTCCTGTGGTCAAGAGCCAGCTGCGCCCAGAGTTCCAAGTTGCTGCTCAGAACTGCTGGGTGAAGAAGGGAGGTGCTTTCACTGGTGAAGTCAG TGCTGAGATGCTCGCCAACCTTGGTGTTCCCTGGGTCATCCTTGGACACTCAGAAAGGAGGGCTCTGTTGGGAGAATCAAATGAG TTTGTGGGAGACAAAGTTGCCTATGCACTCTCTCAGGGACTAAAGGTCATTGCTTGTGTTGGTGAGACCCTTGAGCAGAGGGAAGCTGGATCAACCATGGATGTTGTTGCGGCACAAACAAAAGCCATTGCTG AGAAGATCAAGGACTGGAGCAACGTGGTTATTGCCTACGAACCAGTCTGGGCCATTGGAACTGGCAAAGTTGCCACCCCAGATCAGGCTCAGGAA GTGCACGCATCCCTGAGAGATTGGCTAAAGATCAATGTCAGCCCTGAGGTCGCCGATTCTACCAGGATCATCTACGGAG GCTCTGTGACTGGTGCAAACTGCAAAGAGCTGGCGGCAAAGCCCGATGTTGATGGTTTCCTGGTCGGTGGTGCTTCTTTGAAG CCTGAGTTCATTGACATCATCAACTCGGCCACCGTGAAGTCCGCCTAA
- the LOC120705987 gene encoding uncharacterized protein LOC120705987 isoform X1 translates to MSSPTPLRPTAAASSSLHHRRRGRPGAGAGLRRPRARRCKMKLMYFLMDRDEQREKRLELEFEVSELETVLEKEQRLGRVLQCSLQGRVVCHCCLATLVPTNVRGLLGELAMVEDEIFYLEKKVEDLRLRLRREQKWTDQCIQQQQQQSWPQNRQPRHSVSRRELQGAQQLPKLPFPGSDEALECESKASVGSASAKGDEVEHARRSSHCKSSETAPAPPPERKVCLSSPNKLSEELIRLMVAIFHKLNKAAGAAGELELELSGPSSKLNISCIGPRSLVPRVAAHGAAAMSPLKNRREKEAAAGCRRSFVEFTRASVDASRISLCLVDIKNLRGLMQKLSTADPSLLTNKQKLAFWINIYNFCVMHAFLQHGLPPSPEKLLALLNQASVNVGGAVLNVLSIEHLILRHSPEGKQGIMDEGQRDLLRTYGLGYPEPNVVFALCRGSRSSPALRVYTAEDVSNELERAKVEYLESTVRVAGSGRRQRAAVVVPRLLHWHMRDFAADDAASLLEWVHSQLPRASAPLRRAIREVLGASGGRGAPAPAPAAKMVEVEPYDAEFGYLLPVW, encoded by the exons ATGAGCTCGCCGACGCCATtacgccccaccgccgccgcctcctcctcgctgcaccaccggcggcgggggcggccgggcgcgggcgcgggtttaagaaggccgcgggcgcgccggtgcaagatgaagctcatgtaCTTCCTCATGGACCGGGACGAGCAGCGCGAGAAGCGCCTCGAGCTCGAGTTCGAG GTGTCGGAGCTGGAGACGGTGCTCGAGAAGGAGCAGCGGCTGGGCAGGGTCCTCCAGTGCTCGCTGCAGGGGCGCGTCGTCTGCCATTGCTGCCTCGCCACGCTCGTTCCAACCAAT GTTAGGGGCCTGCTCGGGGAGCTAGCAATGGTGGAGGACGAGATATTCTACCTGGAGAAGAAGGTCGAGGACCTGCGGCTGCGCCTGCGCCGGGAGCAGAAGTGGACGGACCAGTgcatccagcagcagcagcagcagagctgGCCGCAGAACCGCCAGCCGAGGCACTCCGTGTCCAGGAGGGAGCTCCAGGGCGCCCAGCAGCTGCCCAAGCTGCCGTTCCCAGGCAGCGATGAAGCTCTCGAATGTGAGAGCAAGGCTTCTGTTGGATCCGCCTCCGCCAAAG GAGATGAAGTGGAGCACGCCAGGAGAAGCAGCCACTGCAAGTCGTCGGAGaccgcgccggcgcctcctccggAGAGGAAGGTCTGCCTGAGCAGCCCGAACAAGCTCTCGGAGGAGCTCATCAGGCTGATGGTGGCCATCTTCCACAAGCTGAACAAGGCGGCGGGCGCCGCgggggagctggagctggagctgagCGGCCCGTCGTCGAAGCTCAACATCTCGTGCATCGGGCCCAGGAGCCTCGTGCCCAGGGTCGCCgcgcacggcgccgccgcgatgAGCCCGCTCAAGAACCggagggagaaggaggccgccgccgggtgcCGAAGGAGCTTCGTCGAGTTCACGAGGGCGTCCGTCGATGCCAGCCGCATCTCGCTGTGCCTTGTCGACATCAAGAACTTGAG AGGATTGATGCAAAAGCTTAGCACTGCCGATCCGAGCCTTCTGACGAACAAGCAGAAGCTGGCGTTCTGGATCAACATCTACAACTTCTGCGTGATGCAT GCGTTTCTTCAGCACGGTTTACCCCCATCCCCAGAGAAGCTTCTTGCGCTGCTGAATCAG GCTTCAGTGAACGTCGGAGGAGCAGTGCTGAATGTGCTGTCGATCGAGCACCTCATCCTGAGGCACTCTCCCGAAGGCAAGCAG GGGATCATGGACGAAGGACAGAGGGATCTGCTGCGCACGTACGGGCTCGGGTACCCTGAACCCAACGTCGTCTTCGCGCTGTGCAGAGGCAgccgctcctcgccggcg CTGCGCGTGTACACGGCGGAGGACGTGTCGAACGAGCTGGAGCGCGCCAAGGTGGAGTACCTGGAGTCGACGGTGCGCGTCGCCGGCAGCGGCCGGAGGCAACGCGCCGCCGTGGTGGTGCCCAGGCTGCTGCACTGGCACATGCGGGACttcgccgccgacgacgccgcGTCGCTGCTGGAGTGGGTGCACAGCCAGCTGCCCCGGGCGTCGGCCCCGCTCAGGCGGGCCATCAGGGAGGTCCtgggcgccagcggcggcaggggcgcgccggcgccggcgccggcggccaagaTGGTGGAGGTCGAGCCGTACGACGCCGAGTTCGGCTACCTGCTGCCCGTCTGGTGA
- the LOC120705987 gene encoding uncharacterized protein LOC120705987 isoform X2, whose amino-acid sequence MSSPTPLRPTAAASSSLHHRRRGRPGAGAGLRRPRARRCKMKLMYFLMDRDEQREKRLELEFEVSELETVLEKEQRLGRVLQCSLQGRVVCHCCLATLVPTNVRGLLGELAMVEDEIFYLEKKVEDLRLRLRREQKWTDQCIQQQQQQSWPQNRQPRHSVSRRELQGAQQLPKLPFPGSDEALECESKASVGSASAKGDEVEHARRSSHCKSSETAPAPPPERKVCLSSPNKLSEELIRLMVAIFHKLNKAAGAAGELELELSGPSSKLNISCIGPRSLVPRVAAHGAAAMSPLKNRREKEAAAGCRRSFVEFTRASVDASRISLCLVDIKNLRGLMQKLSTADPSLLTNKQKLAFWINIYNFCVMHAFLQHGLPPSPEKLLALLNQASVNVGGAVLNVLSIEHLILRHSPEGKQRDLLRTYGLGYPEPNVVFALCRGSRSSPALRVYTAEDVSNELERAKVEYLESTVRVAGSGRRQRAAVVVPRLLHWHMRDFAADDAASLLEWVHSQLPRASAPLRRAIREVLGASGGRGAPAPAPAAKMVEVEPYDAEFGYLLPVW is encoded by the exons ATGAGCTCGCCGACGCCATtacgccccaccgccgccgcctcctcctcgctgcaccaccggcggcgggggcggccgggcgcgggcgcgggtttaagaaggccgcgggcgcgccggtgcaagatgaagctcatgtaCTTCCTCATGGACCGGGACGAGCAGCGCGAGAAGCGCCTCGAGCTCGAGTTCGAG GTGTCGGAGCTGGAGACGGTGCTCGAGAAGGAGCAGCGGCTGGGCAGGGTCCTCCAGTGCTCGCTGCAGGGGCGCGTCGTCTGCCATTGCTGCCTCGCCACGCTCGTTCCAACCAAT GTTAGGGGCCTGCTCGGGGAGCTAGCAATGGTGGAGGACGAGATATTCTACCTGGAGAAGAAGGTCGAGGACCTGCGGCTGCGCCTGCGCCGGGAGCAGAAGTGGACGGACCAGTgcatccagcagcagcagcagcagagctgGCCGCAGAACCGCCAGCCGAGGCACTCCGTGTCCAGGAGGGAGCTCCAGGGCGCCCAGCAGCTGCCCAAGCTGCCGTTCCCAGGCAGCGATGAAGCTCTCGAATGTGAGAGCAAGGCTTCTGTTGGATCCGCCTCCGCCAAAG GAGATGAAGTGGAGCACGCCAGGAGAAGCAGCCACTGCAAGTCGTCGGAGaccgcgccggcgcctcctccggAGAGGAAGGTCTGCCTGAGCAGCCCGAACAAGCTCTCGGAGGAGCTCATCAGGCTGATGGTGGCCATCTTCCACAAGCTGAACAAGGCGGCGGGCGCCGCgggggagctggagctggagctgagCGGCCCGTCGTCGAAGCTCAACATCTCGTGCATCGGGCCCAGGAGCCTCGTGCCCAGGGTCGCCgcgcacggcgccgccgcgatgAGCCCGCTCAAGAACCggagggagaaggaggccgccgccgggtgcCGAAGGAGCTTCGTCGAGTTCACGAGGGCGTCCGTCGATGCCAGCCGCATCTCGCTGTGCCTTGTCGACATCAAGAACTTGAG AGGATTGATGCAAAAGCTTAGCACTGCCGATCCGAGCCTTCTGACGAACAAGCAGAAGCTGGCGTTCTGGATCAACATCTACAACTTCTGCGTGATGCAT GCGTTTCTTCAGCACGGTTTACCCCCATCCCCAGAGAAGCTTCTTGCGCTGCTGAATCAG GCTTCAGTGAACGTCGGAGGAGCAGTGCTGAATGTGCTGTCGATCGAGCACCTCATCCTGAGGCACTCTCCCGAAGGCAAGCAG AGGGATCTGCTGCGCACGTACGGGCTCGGGTACCCTGAACCCAACGTCGTCTTCGCGCTGTGCAGAGGCAgccgctcctcgccggcg CTGCGCGTGTACACGGCGGAGGACGTGTCGAACGAGCTGGAGCGCGCCAAGGTGGAGTACCTGGAGTCGACGGTGCGCGTCGCCGGCAGCGGCCGGAGGCAACGCGCCGCCGTGGTGGTGCCCAGGCTGCTGCACTGGCACATGCGGGACttcgccgccgacgacgccgcGTCGCTGCTGGAGTGGGTGCACAGCCAGCTGCCCCGGGCGTCGGCCCCGCTCAGGCGGGCCATCAGGGAGGTCCtgggcgccagcggcggcaggggcgcgccggcgccggcgccggcggccaagaTGGTGGAGGTCGAGCCGTACGACGCCGAGTTCGGCTACCTGCTGCCCGTCTGGTGA
- the LOC120705987 gene encoding uncharacterized protein LOC120705987 isoform X3 yields the protein MVEDEIFYLEKKVEDLRLRLRREQKWTDQCIQQQQQQSWPQNRQPRHSVSRRELQGAQQLPKLPFPGSDEALECESKASVGSASAKGDEVEHARRSSHCKSSETAPAPPPERKVCLSSPNKLSEELIRLMVAIFHKLNKAAGAAGELELELSGPSSKLNISCIGPRSLVPRVAAHGAAAMSPLKNRREKEAAAGCRRSFVEFTRASVDASRISLCLVDIKNLRGLMQKLSTADPSLLTNKQKLAFWINIYNFCVMHAFLQHGLPPSPEKLLALLNQASVNVGGAVLNVLSIEHLILRHSPEGKQGIMDEGQRDLLRTYGLGYPEPNVVFALCRGSRSSPALRVYTAEDVSNELERAKVEYLESTVRVAGSGRRQRAAVVVPRLLHWHMRDFAADDAASLLEWVHSQLPRASAPLRRAIREVLGASGGRGAPAPAPAAKMVEVEPYDAEFGYLLPVW from the exons ATGGTGGAGGACGAGATATTCTACCTGGAGAAGAAGGTCGAGGACCTGCGGCTGCGCCTGCGCCGGGAGCAGAAGTGGACGGACCAGTgcatccagcagcagcagcagcagagctgGCCGCAGAACCGCCAGCCGAGGCACTCCGTGTCCAGGAGGGAGCTCCAGGGCGCCCAGCAGCTGCCCAAGCTGCCGTTCCCAGGCAGCGATGAAGCTCTCGAATGTGAGAGCAAGGCTTCTGTTGGATCCGCCTCCGCCAAAG GAGATGAAGTGGAGCACGCCAGGAGAAGCAGCCACTGCAAGTCGTCGGAGaccgcgccggcgcctcctccggAGAGGAAGGTCTGCCTGAGCAGCCCGAACAAGCTCTCGGAGGAGCTCATCAGGCTGATGGTGGCCATCTTCCACAAGCTGAACAAGGCGGCGGGCGCCGCgggggagctggagctggagctgagCGGCCCGTCGTCGAAGCTCAACATCTCGTGCATCGGGCCCAGGAGCCTCGTGCCCAGGGTCGCCgcgcacggcgccgccgcgatgAGCCCGCTCAAGAACCggagggagaaggaggccgccgccgggtgcCGAAGGAGCTTCGTCGAGTTCACGAGGGCGTCCGTCGATGCCAGCCGCATCTCGCTGTGCCTTGTCGACATCAAGAACTTGAG AGGATTGATGCAAAAGCTTAGCACTGCCGATCCGAGCCTTCTGACGAACAAGCAGAAGCTGGCGTTCTGGATCAACATCTACAACTTCTGCGTGATGCAT GCGTTTCTTCAGCACGGTTTACCCCCATCCCCAGAGAAGCTTCTTGCGCTGCTGAATCAG GCTTCAGTGAACGTCGGAGGAGCAGTGCTGAATGTGCTGTCGATCGAGCACCTCATCCTGAGGCACTCTCCCGAAGGCAAGCAG GGGATCATGGACGAAGGACAGAGGGATCTGCTGCGCACGTACGGGCTCGGGTACCCTGAACCCAACGTCGTCTTCGCGCTGTGCAGAGGCAgccgctcctcgccggcg CTGCGCGTGTACACGGCGGAGGACGTGTCGAACGAGCTGGAGCGCGCCAAGGTGGAGTACCTGGAGTCGACGGTGCGCGTCGCCGGCAGCGGCCGGAGGCAACGCGCCGCCGTGGTGGTGCCCAGGCTGCTGCACTGGCACATGCGGGACttcgccgccgacgacgccgcGTCGCTGCTGGAGTGGGTGCACAGCCAGCTGCCCCGGGCGTCGGCCCCGCTCAGGCGGGCCATCAGGGAGGTCCtgggcgccagcggcggcaggggcgcgccggcgccggcgccggcggccaagaTGGTGGAGGTCGAGCCGTACGACGCCGAGTTCGGCTACCTGCTGCCCGTCTGGTGA
- the LOC120705994 gene encoding factor of DNA methylation 1-like, giving the protein MMNYDKPGKKLLIYYLYYMLTSNYNALDVFVSISWFMFFIDENDHHNDQDFADKLNGLRAIGIKRMGELDEKPFQNACRRKYGKYDYQTKAARLVSSWQGGLKKPSWHPFKVVQDKGEDKEVLDDDDAKLKYLRIVHGDEVCDAVKTTLMEINEYNPSGRYVVPRLWNFSKGRKATMKEVLKYLHRQMETTTKRWRG; this is encoded by the exons ATGATGAATTACGACAAGCCCGGGAAGAAATTATTAATTTACTACTTATACTATATGCTCACTAGCAATTACAATGCACTTGATGTGTTCGTTTCTATCAGTTGGTTCATGTTTTTCATTGATGAAAATGATCATCACAATGATCAGGACTTCGCGGACAAGCTAAATGGGCTGAGAGCTATTGGGATCAAAAGGATGGGAGAACTCGACGAAAAGCCATTTCAAAATGCATGCAGGAGGAAATACGGGAAATATGATTACCAAACCAAAGCTGCACGGCTGGTCTCAAGTTGGCAGGGGGGGCTGAAGAAGCCATCCTGGCATCCTTTTAAGGTTGTCCAGGATAAAGGAGAAGATAAG GAAGTTCTAGATGACGATGATGCGAAACTGAAGTACCTGCGGATTGTGCATGGCGATGAGGTGTGCGACGCGGTGAAGACGACGCTAATGGAGATAAACGAGTACAACCCCAGTGGGCGGTATGTGGTGCCCCGGCTCTGGAACTTCAGTAAAGGACGGAAGGCGACGATGAAGGAGGTGCTCAAGTACCTGCACAGGCAGATGGAGACGACGACCAAGCGCTGGAGGGGCTAA
- the LOC120705991 gene encoding puff II/9-2 protein-like isoform X6 — protein MKGTAPKNSDDQNLGIESGIDKMTPAVTSNDSINLDGNGEHKVACDNNQRISKEIEDLRAELDEDVKQLGYCEANQKPRAELALKVKDMQGLRKQSEEMQLNNDGMRKQNDLLQAKSDSMVKQNKDLQAKNDDLVKKNEELRTNVDRMGKRNEELQAKKTKWNQELQAKNDGLKKQNEELQAKNDGLTKKIEEPTGQECQLGEAE, from the exons ATGAAAGGGACTGCTCCCAAGAACAGCGATG ATCAGAATCTTGGGATAGAATCTGGTATTGACAAGATGACACCAGCAGTTACGTCCAACGATTCGATAAATCTGGATGGGAATGGAG AACATAAGGTGGCATGCGATAATAATCAGAGGATTTCAAAGGAGATCGAAGACCTGAGGGCTGAACTAGATGAGGATGTGAAACAGCTTGGATACTGTGAGGCGAATCAGAAGCCGAGAGCTGAGCTGGCTCTCAAGGTAAAAGACATGCAGGGCCTGAGGAAGCAGAGTGAGGAGATGCAACTCAACAATGATGGAATGAGAAAGCAGAATGATTTGCTGCAGGCCAAGAGTGACAGCATGGTGAAGCAGAATAAGGACCTGCAAGCCAAGAATGATGATCTGGTGAAGAAGAATGAGGAGCTGAGAACCAATGTAGACAGAATGGGTAAGCGGAATGAAGAGCTGCAAGCCAAGAAAACAAAGTGGAATCAGGAGCTGCAAGCAAAGAATGATGGCCTGAAGAAGCAGAATGAGGAGCTGCAAGCCAAGAATGATGGCCTGACGAAAAAGATTGAGGAGCCTACAGGCCAAGAATGTCAGCTTGGTGAAGCAGAATGA
- the LOC120705991 gene encoding puff II/9-2 protein-like isoform X4, with protein sequence MKGTAPKNSDGGYQNLGIESGIDKMTPAVTSNDSINLDGNGEHKVACDNNQRISKEIEDLRAELDEDVKQLGYCEANQKPRAELALKVKDMQGLRKQSEEMQLNNDGMRKQNDLLQAKSDSMVKQNKDLQAKNDDLVKKNEELRTNVDRMGKRNEELQAKKTKWNQELQAKNDGLKKQNEELQAKNDGLTKKIEEPTGQECQLGEAE encoded by the exons ATGAAAGGGACTGCTCCCAAGAACAGCGATGGTGGGT ATCAGAATCTTGGGATAGAATCTGGTATTGACAAGATGACACCAGCAGTTACGTCCAACGATTCGATAAATCTGGATGGGAATGGAG AACATAAGGTGGCATGCGATAATAATCAGAGGATTTCAAAGGAGATCGAAGACCTGAGGGCTGAACTAGATGAGGATGTGAAACAGCTTGGATACTGTGAGGCGAATCAGAAGCCGAGAGCTGAGCTGGCTCTCAAGGTAAAAGACATGCAGGGCCTGAGGAAGCAGAGTGAGGAGATGCAACTCAACAATGATGGAATGAGAAAGCAGAATGATTTGCTGCAGGCCAAGAGTGACAGCATGGTGAAGCAGAATAAGGACCTGCAAGCCAAGAATGATGATCTGGTGAAGAAGAATGAGGAGCTGAGAACCAATGTAGACAGAATGGGTAAGCGGAATGAAGAGCTGCAAGCCAAGAAAACAAAGTGGAATCAGGAGCTGCAAGCAAAGAATGATGGCCTGAAGAAGCAGAATGAGGAGCTGCAAGCCAAGAATGATGGCCTGACGAAAAAGATTGAGGAGCCTACAGGCCAAGAATGTCAGCTTGGTGAAGCAGAATGA
- the LOC120705991 gene encoding puff II/9-2 protein-like isoform X3: MKGTAPKNSDAADQNLGIESGIDKMTPAVTSNDSINLDGNGEHKVACDNNQRISKEIEDLRAELDEDVKQLGYCEANQKPRAELALKVKDMQGLRKQSEEMQLNNDGMRKQNDLLQAKSDSMVKQNKDLQAKNDDLVKKNEELRTNVDRMGKRNEELQAKKTKWNQELQAKNDGLKKQNEELQAKNDGLTKKIEEPTGQECQLGEAE, encoded by the exons ATGAAAGGGACTGCTCCCAAGAACAGCGATG CAGCAGATCAGAATCTTGGGATAGAATCTGGTATTGACAAGATGACACCAGCAGTTACGTCCAACGATTCGATAAATCTGGATGGGAATGGAG AACATAAGGTGGCATGCGATAATAATCAGAGGATTTCAAAGGAGATCGAAGACCTGAGGGCTGAACTAGATGAGGATGTGAAACAGCTTGGATACTGTGAGGCGAATCAGAAGCCGAGAGCTGAGCTGGCTCTCAAGGTAAAAGACATGCAGGGCCTGAGGAAGCAGAGTGAGGAGATGCAACTCAACAATGATGGAATGAGAAAGCAGAATGATTTGCTGCAGGCCAAGAGTGACAGCATGGTGAAGCAGAATAAGGACCTGCAAGCCAAGAATGATGATCTGGTGAAGAAGAATGAGGAGCTGAGAACCAATGTAGACAGAATGGGTAAGCGGAATGAAGAGCTGCAAGCCAAGAAAACAAAGTGGAATCAGGAGCTGCAAGCAAAGAATGATGGCCTGAAGAAGCAGAATGAGGAGCTGCAAGCCAAGAATGATGGCCTGACGAAAAAGATTGAGGAGCCTACAGGCCAAGAATGTCAGCTTGGTGAAGCAGAATGA
- the LOC120705991 gene encoding puff II/9-2 protein-like isoform X5, producing MKGTAPKNSDADQNLGIESGIDKMTPAVTSNDSINLDGNGEHKVACDNNQRISKEIEDLRAELDEDVKQLGYCEANQKPRAELALKVKDMQGLRKQSEEMQLNNDGMRKQNDLLQAKSDSMVKQNKDLQAKNDDLVKKNEELRTNVDRMGKRNEELQAKKTKWNQELQAKNDGLKKQNEELQAKNDGLTKKIEEPTGQECQLGEAE from the exons ATGAAAGGGACTGCTCCCAAGAACAGCGATG CAGATCAGAATCTTGGGATAGAATCTGGTATTGACAAGATGACACCAGCAGTTACGTCCAACGATTCGATAAATCTGGATGGGAATGGAG AACATAAGGTGGCATGCGATAATAATCAGAGGATTTCAAAGGAGATCGAAGACCTGAGGGCTGAACTAGATGAGGATGTGAAACAGCTTGGATACTGTGAGGCGAATCAGAAGCCGAGAGCTGAGCTGGCTCTCAAGGTAAAAGACATGCAGGGCCTGAGGAAGCAGAGTGAGGAGATGCAACTCAACAATGATGGAATGAGAAAGCAGAATGATTTGCTGCAGGCCAAGAGTGACAGCATGGTGAAGCAGAATAAGGACCTGCAAGCCAAGAATGATGATCTGGTGAAGAAGAATGAGGAGCTGAGAACCAATGTAGACAGAATGGGTAAGCGGAATGAAGAGCTGCAAGCCAAGAAAACAAAGTGGAATCAGGAGCTGCAAGCAAAGAATGATGGCCTGAAGAAGCAGAATGAGGAGCTGCAAGCCAAGAATGATGGCCTGACGAAAAAGATTGAGGAGCCTACAGGCCAAGAATGTCAGCTTGGTGAAGCAGAATGA
- the LOC120705991 gene encoding puff II/9-2 protein-like isoform X1, translating to MKGTAPKNSDGGSADQNLGIESGIDKMTPAVTSNDSINLDGNGEHKVACDNNQRISKEIEDLRAELDEDVKQLGYCEANQKPRAELALKVKDMQGLRKQSEEMQLNNDGMRKQNDLLQAKSDSMVKQNKDLQAKNDDLVKKNEELRTNVDRMGKRNEELQAKKTKWNQELQAKNDGLKKQNEELQAKNDGLTKKIEEPTGQECQLGEAE from the exons ATGAAAGGGACTGCTCCCAAGAACAGCGATGGTGGGT CAGCAGATCAGAATCTTGGGATAGAATCTGGTATTGACAAGATGACACCAGCAGTTACGTCCAACGATTCGATAAATCTGGATGGGAATGGAG AACATAAGGTGGCATGCGATAATAATCAGAGGATTTCAAAGGAGATCGAAGACCTGAGGGCTGAACTAGATGAGGATGTGAAACAGCTTGGATACTGTGAGGCGAATCAGAAGCCGAGAGCTGAGCTGGCTCTCAAGGTAAAAGACATGCAGGGCCTGAGGAAGCAGAGTGAGGAGATGCAACTCAACAATGATGGAATGAGAAAGCAGAATGATTTGCTGCAGGCCAAGAGTGACAGCATGGTGAAGCAGAATAAGGACCTGCAAGCCAAGAATGATGATCTGGTGAAGAAGAATGAGGAGCTGAGAACCAATGTAGACAGAATGGGTAAGCGGAATGAAGAGCTGCAAGCCAAGAAAACAAAGTGGAATCAGGAGCTGCAAGCAAAGAATGATGGCCTGAAGAAGCAGAATGAGGAGCTGCAAGCCAAGAATGATGGCCTGACGAAAAAGATTGAGGAGCCTACAGGCCAAGAATGTCAGCTTGGTGAAGCAGAATGA
- the LOC120705991 gene encoding puff II/9-2 protein-like isoform X2, with product MKGTAPKNSDGGSDQNLGIESGIDKMTPAVTSNDSINLDGNGEHKVACDNNQRISKEIEDLRAELDEDVKQLGYCEANQKPRAELALKVKDMQGLRKQSEEMQLNNDGMRKQNDLLQAKSDSMVKQNKDLQAKNDDLVKKNEELRTNVDRMGKRNEELQAKKTKWNQELQAKNDGLKKQNEELQAKNDGLTKKIEEPTGQECQLGEAE from the exons ATGAAAGGGACTGCTCCCAAGAACAGCGATGGTGGGT CAGATCAGAATCTTGGGATAGAATCTGGTATTGACAAGATGACACCAGCAGTTACGTCCAACGATTCGATAAATCTGGATGGGAATGGAG AACATAAGGTGGCATGCGATAATAATCAGAGGATTTCAAAGGAGATCGAAGACCTGAGGGCTGAACTAGATGAGGATGTGAAACAGCTTGGATACTGTGAGGCGAATCAGAAGCCGAGAGCTGAGCTGGCTCTCAAGGTAAAAGACATGCAGGGCCTGAGGAAGCAGAGTGAGGAGATGCAACTCAACAATGATGGAATGAGAAAGCAGAATGATTTGCTGCAGGCCAAGAGTGACAGCATGGTGAAGCAGAATAAGGACCTGCAAGCCAAGAATGATGATCTGGTGAAGAAGAATGAGGAGCTGAGAACCAATGTAGACAGAATGGGTAAGCGGAATGAAGAGCTGCAAGCCAAGAAAACAAAGTGGAATCAGGAGCTGCAAGCAAAGAATGATGGCCTGAAGAAGCAGAATGAGGAGCTGCAAGCCAAGAATGATGGCCTGACGAAAAAGATTGAGGAGCCTACAGGCCAAGAATGTCAGCTTGGTGAAGCAGAATGA